A segment of the Carya illinoinensis cultivar Pawnee chromosome 1, C.illinoinensisPawnee_v1, whole genome shotgun sequence genome:
TTCCGGCACCAGCTCTTGATCCAAAGGCTCGAATCCATTGAGAATTACGAGCAAATGCTGGCAAGGGGGCTGTGAAATACCCTGTTTCGATCGATCTCCGTGCCACTGTATTAATGGAGTTTGTGTATCGTTTTTCATTTGTTGCTGATTCTTTCTACTCTTTTAATGGATATGCATGTTTTAGAGTGGATTCAGCATATATAAAGATGAAGTTTTTGGGCATTCAACTATGAAAGACTAAAATTTGCCATCTTTTAGTATAAATTGTTTTCCTTAATTTGTTTGCCGTTTTGAAAGTTGTTATAGCATGTATATACGGTTCTTGATTAAGCCATAGATGTGCCGAGTTTGCTCAAAGCATTGATTCATAGATCGAGTTAGCATTCGGCGTACGCAAATTTTGTTATCATGGTTcttcataacatatttttgcacCTAGACAGACATCCTTTGGTCATTATTCTTACAGAATACAGATCTCTGATTGCTTGTATTTTAGAACACCTTTCAGCTCAGACAATCTGCTTTGAGAATGCGAATGATCTGTTAACCCGTGCTACTCTAATTATAGCAAACGTGAAAAAAATTGGTGTTGACTTCTAGGTGATAAAATCTGTCATCATTAGCCTTGTTTGGTtagccaaaaccaaaaatctcatctcatctcatctcaactcatcattacacttttttcaaatcccaatacaaaatataataaacaatctaactttttcaaatcccaatacaaaattaatattcaaaaattatattataacaatattttatttattactatttaaaacatttcatttcatctcatctcatctatgtaaCCAAGCGGGGCCTAAATTTGATACTTGGGAACGATCTGACCTCACATCTGATAAAGGGAGTTGAAGGGAAGGAAGGACGAGGACCAATAGGCACAACGGTCCTTTGAGCTCATCGTCCAGTAAGGAAACAGGTCTAGAATCTGACAATCTGTGTTAGAACTTGGCATTATGTCTCAAGTCTTTGCTTCACTCGGTAGTTTCTGCTAAGCTGCTTTGACTGCAAACATATAATTACAGCCAAAATCAGTCTTAACCCAACCCATTTCTTAAGAAATTCACGAGCAGAATTCCCGTGAATAGTCTGAATGGAATCCTAGAGTTCCTAAATAGGTGGTTGTTGGAGTGTCTGAGTTGAGGTGGTAAGCTCAAGCGCCTCTGTTCATGGTCAATTTTGGTGTTCGCTACCCAGCAGAAATAGTAGATAAATCCTCTCCCCGTGTCTTTCAAGGTAACATCACAGGACTCGCAGCCATACGTACAACTCTTGATAGGCTAAAAGAATACGCAATCTTtgaatataaaaactaaaatcaatCTGAAAATCTTCAATCTGCATACTCTCAGAATAGACGTTTAAAATGAAGCCAGTGGAAAGATCCCGTTATAGACTAGAATGAAAATCTCTTTCATCCAAATTGGAACATACAATTTCTACAGGTTCTCAGGTGAACAAAAGCAAACTATCGCAGACTCAGTAGAACCTAGAAGTTGGTGACCACTTTACCACGCACAATTCTTATCTCTCCGTACCCCACACATGAGTCACGGAACTGACTTAAAAGTCAAGTTGTTGGTGTTGCCAATAACAACATGGCATTTGAGATCAGAATATGCAAGACAGCTAAGGAAATTCCAATTCTTAATAAAGTTGGAAAGCAACCGTTTCCCATTAAGAATTAAAAGGTTGTCTTATTACAAAGAGGACACAAAACGAGACACGAAAATGGGACAAACTAGTTGGGATGGTTTTATTCTCGTCACTCCACCCAACAATTCTTCTATTGATGGACCACTCGGATCTGCTGCTGTTGCTGCTGGATCATCCGGAGGTTTACACGCGAGCAAGACCGAGCCATCTCACCCACCAGAGGGACGACGGGCAGATTGTCACAGTTGCATATCTCGATCATGAAGCCATCAGGGTCGTGAAAAAAGATTTGATCAACGTGAATCCCACCTTCCTCCACCATCGCCCGGACGTGAGTAATCCCCATCTCCTTCAGCTTCTTCTCCACGGTGCTCATGCTCTCACACTGCCCATCAACCACATGAATTTCATCGTTTAATTAACGTTGCTAGAGACCATATAAATTAACGTTGTTACAAGCAACGTCATGGACCTCATGCTCGAATTTTCGCATCACTGAATATATTTGGGACGTCGGGTGCACGTACAGGAGCATTAACATAACCTTATTTTAGCCCAACTTAAATTTTGCTTTCAATAGGACATATTAAATTTTCTTGATTTGGACTCTAAATTTAAGAGTTCGTCTGAAGTAGCAAGACAAATAAGACACATAAATATTGAATATCaactatttctaaaaaaattgttCTAAAACAACTCGAGAATCTTCCGCCCTCCATTCATCTCAACACAAATTTTAATTGAAATTCTTTTTTGTATCTGTCTCAGTCCCTTGTTTGTCTAGTACGATGAATGATTCCGTTATTTCATCTACTACTTCATTTAAAGAACTTCTTCAGATGAAATTCTACAACGTTCTGACTGACaaacaagaagaaagaaggaaagaaaggccATATATTTTGGCAGAAAATTACCTGGAAAGATATATGATTATCCTTCGGGTTGATTTCAGTCTTCTTTGGCATGTTATGATCTGGATCCTCTGTTTGCAACAAATGTATTCCGATCCCGTAGCCGAATAGCCTATACATATATCGACAACATTCGGAAACCAGAACCCATCacagataattatatataaagaataaaacaaaaacaaaacttttCTACAAGAATCgagaagaaatgaaaattcacttaaaaaattataataataataaaagagaatAATTGAAAAGAATTATGTTCTTGATCCGTTTATTCCTGTTTATTTTCTCTGAATTAGAATTTTCGTATGTACTCTTATTGTGCATGTGAGATTAATTACCATGCCCCATCAAAATCAAACGAGCCTGGCCTCCTGATAGGGAAAAATCCAAGAACATTCTGATAGAAATCGATGGATTCCTCAACTGATCTACACACAAGTGATATGTGGTTCAAAGATTTGAGATGCAAAGGGTTTGCCatgctttctttcattttcgCAAGAAAAACTCCAAATCCAAGAACAAACACTGACCAAATAGATAATAATACTACCGCGTTTTTCCTCCTCGAAAGCGAAATAGCAAAAGAGGCAAACAGGGAAGCGAAATAGAATTAAGCAAGAGTTTGGAAAGAGTGGGACTCCTTGACTCACGCAGTCGAAAAGAAAGGAAGGGTAGTGGCTCAATATATAGCCTATAGGCGCCGTGGAACTCTTTCATGCAAGCCACGTTTCCTCTGCATGCAATGTCTTAGATCTCGATGAGTTTTACACGTAGGCTCGTTGCTGACTCGGATGTCAACCTTACCTACTCCGTAGGTGGGTCCCCGTGACACGTTAGCAGTGAACCTATccgttttgttttatttatgaaaaatctaattataactTGACACTGATACGTTCACTAATcacattttaattataatttgatattaatatgtgcactaatttaatgtgattgataaaaatttttttattaaaaataatactaatttatattttaaatataaaaaaatcagtattgatacacagtaCGTAACTTTATTAgtacataacaaaactctttatttataagaaaaatttagttacaagtagaactgtgtactaatatgtttatcaatctaatgtgattagtcaaaagtatattttattgaaaataatactaatttaaattttaaatatgaaggaatcagtattattATACAGATTTgtatatgattttatttgtatttagcaaaacttttatttaaaatctgaaaaaatctTATTGCAAATATACTTTTTACACTAATTCGCGCATCGATATTGATATGTAAGGTATATGTTTAATGAAACGATGTGAATTGAAggtaaaaataagttttataagatatgatttttttttcttctctcataaatttttatatttaaaaaaaaaatcatcaatgcTTGAATTGGTGCACAAAATCTGCTTGTATCCAACAAAACTTCATTATTCAATAgcttagaaaataaatataagatgagagttttttttttttttctaaatttgatTAGAATAGAATTTCTCCACCCTATATATAAGAATGACGTGTCTTTCTACCAAGTATATCATGCAAATTAGGTTATTTTGACAATATAATTATCGATGAAAACATTCATACAAAAAGCgccaaaagagaaataatatttataataatagagcgTGCAAAtgtaaagtttttttattaaaaaaataataaaaacaggatctatataaaaaaattaatattttaatatttaatttttctctttttttaaaataattatatgtcatttacacattttatgattatatataatattttacaataataaaaaaataaagatgtaaatgttcgtattatatatatatatgtgcatatcAAGTGGATCACGCAATTTATCCATACTgtatcatttaattaattaagtggcCAGTCATGATTACCGGTACGTAATTTGGAAGtgaacattaataatttaataggaTGGACAAAGTATTttataagagtaatgctatatataattttaagatatataagTCTTgcgtatttattaaaaaaatgattttgttcacgTGAGTATATCAGatttaaccatttttttaaatggaatatAAGAAATTTATACACTGATAtaaaactgcaaatatcatttctcattttataatttactttGAGAGTATGTATGGCACACACACTTTGAATTAATGTGAAATtacatgcatgtgaatggatgcatGAAAGTCTATAGTATTATGATAAATGAAATTGATTTCCATTGAAAGGTATGCAAGACGATCGAGAGTCGCTGATCAAAACGGCCAATACgtataattttgaagaaaagttTCATATCCAACACATGATATATACTTTTCTCCATTCTTCAACACGTTATCAATTATAGATTAATGGATCGGAATAATTACGTACTTTGTGATGGATGGAGTGTCATAGTCCAAAATATGAACTTGATAACCTTAAACATTGCATGCATATTTTGAGGCATGCATGCGGCCTCCATCTTGAATGGCTCTGAATAGTGTCAACTTCGGGACCAACTTAGGTTAGACACTTCAATTTGACAAAGATAATGTCATAAAAAGCTGTATTCATGTGTGGTACGCATCCTGAGTACTTCATGATATTGTCTTGCATGCCTGCATGGAAAAAGTACTCCAACTAGCTATTGTTGGATGACAGACCTGATCGAAAAGTGACTACCATGCGGTGACAGTGTTCGAATAATGACATAATCGTGTTCCACTAGCAAACAATATTATCAAATGAAGCTAGTGatcaaaaagatatatatatatgaaaatgatgcactAACTACTTAAACCATGTTTGGTTAAcatgatttttttcaaaattgatattttcCACTTCAATCCAAACATGATAtttcaatctaaaaaaatattctgtTTCGATTCTCAGCTTTTGATAGTCTAATTATATACTTAGGTTTTAgttaaaagtgaaaaaaaaaaaaaatacaaaaatcaaaacaactttaacaaaaattactaccataaaaaattatattcaaacaaaacatattttaaaacataattattcaAATTTCCCATCTACTTTAACAAGAcctaataaaaaaacatatctcaaaacattctcagaatttttctcaaccaATTATCAGCTTACTAATCTCTGAAGGCTGATCAGATGATCATGtttgcaaggaaaaaaaagaagaagctcatTTATCCTAAGTAAACATATATAGTAACACGTACGTGTATAGTGGTGGAGAATAATGCATGCGTACGTATTGGGAGGATGATAAGGTTTAAAAATGGGTACGTACGTATATCATATAGGTTTACTTGTGTTAActagtaattttatatatagaatcatgcatatatatatatatatatgcgtgtgCATGGGTGTacgcatatatatatggagacACACATACAAGAGCTCAAACATGCTGGTAAGTGGTAACGATGTCAAAACCACAAGAATGGGATCTGcatggaggaaaaagaaagtaaacAGGCGGACCACGTCAAAAGCACCTGCCACTTCACTTGCGTGGAGAAAAGGACAATCGGGGCCTGAACAAGAAGATGAAGTTCAACCACTTGGATTTCTTAATACTAAATAAAGGGTTGATCTAGTTTATAAGAATGGTGCAtgtctttttaatatatatattaaaaaggtATGAccactaattaatatataggagTAAAAAAATCAAGGCCGGGAATGAAagatttatttacaaattaattaattagtttggGGGACAACTAATTTCTACACCGTTGAGGT
Coding sequences within it:
- the LOC122283443 gene encoding metallothiol transferase FosB-like isoform X2; translation: MKESMANPLHLKSLNHISLVCRSVEESIDFYQNVLGFFPIRRPGSFDFDGAWLFGYGIGIHLLQTEDPDHNMPKKTEINPKDNHISFQCESMSTVEKKLKEMGITHVRAMVEEGGIHVDQIFFHDPDGFMIEICNCDNLPVVPLVGEMARSCSRVNLRMIQQQQQQIRVVHQ
- the LOC122283443 gene encoding uncharacterized protein LOC122283443 isoform X1 yields the protein MKEFHGAYRLYIEPLPFLSFRLRESRSPTLSKLLLNSISLPCLPLLLFRFRGGKTRLFGYGIGIHLLQTEDPDHNMPKKTEINPKDNHISFQCESMSTVEKKLKEMGITHVRAMVEEGGIHVDQIFFHDPDGFMIEICNCDNLPVVPLVGEMARSCSRVNLRMIQQQQQQIRVVHQ